One genomic window of Panicum hallii strain FIL2 chromosome 6, PHallii_v3.1, whole genome shotgun sequence includes the following:
- the LOC112898125 gene encoding keratin, type II cytoskeletal 2 epidermal-like, translated as MGGGSGGCQRRAEAAAEVRRGGELGKRKSSANVGVGMQEWVRGELQDVLGVQKKAWSCGSRCWHAGGMRGGSGSGGAMWGGRVGSSAGWGATTWVLGRHGTEESGAGTAGARHMAGEGGGGWAQRKQRRRELEVDNGD; from the coding sequence atgggaggtggcagcggcggctgtcaaCGGCGAGCAgaagctgcggcggaggtccggcgaggtggagagctcgggAAGAGGAAAAGCAGTGCAAATGTGGGTGTGGGAATGCAAGAGTGGGTTCGTGGGGAACTCCAGGacgtgctcggggtccagaagaaggcttGGTCATGTGGGAGCAGGTGCTGGCATGCCGGCGGGATGCGTGGCGGATCAGGCAGCGGCGGGGCGATGTGGGGCGGCAGGGTGGGGtccagcgcggggtggggagcgaCGACgtgggtgctggggcggcatgGCACCgaggagagcggcgcggggacggccggtgcacggcacatggccggtgaAGGCGGCGGGGGTTGggcgcagagaaaacagaggaggagggagctggAGGTAGATAATGGGGACTAA